The proteins below come from a single Harpia harpyja isolate bHarHar1 chromosome 2, bHarHar1 primary haplotype, whole genome shotgun sequence genomic window:
- the LOC128139080 gene encoding uncharacterized protein LOC128139080, with the protein MCTCWGYPNFGYRNRDSQCNQITNNVNIWIKCGIPINHFPRHKVGGDNQIPQGDAATCQNALYAAPEGTVWGCSDGRMYSHLNIVKQAGLQCGLGIPTVCPRRIFEYTTPPIQRKKRELNDPSSTQEWIQSIQKPDYYTWGQKVSLEVFFAPSGYIQHQRVLENLTWQVHVLSNWTRYAFGELNLQVQVSKTALQNRLALDMLLLKEQGVCGMLNFTESECCITIHDATTSTEEARAKMKEIADQTRELFHAVQPADWFDGWSPNSWLHSILGSLGLTGWGKWLVNIGLTILIGFICLIVGLAIVRCMISRLLSSASSLSSPTVRYIKITTDEDDMNKNRSPATV; encoded by the coding sequence ATGTGCACCTGTTGgggatatcctaattttggataccgaaaccgagatagccaatgtaatcagatcaccaataatgttaatatctggATAAAATGCGGAATTCCCATTAACCACTTCCCAAGACATAAGGTGGGAGGGGATAATCAAATACCGCAGGGAGATGCAGCTACTTGTCAAAACGCTTTGTATGCCGCCCCCGAGGGGACTgtctgggggtgctcagatgggaGAATGTACTCACACTTGAACATTGTCAAACAGGCTGGATTGCAGTGTGGTTTGGGAATTCCTACTGTGTGCCCCAGGCGAATTtttgaatataccacaccacctattcaaagaaaaaaaagagaactcaaTGACCCAAGTAGCACCCAGGAGTGGATTCAAAGCATTCAAAAGCCCGATTATTATACCTGGGGACAAAAGGTATCGTTGGAAGTATTCTTTGCGCCATCTGGGTATATTCAGCACCAACGGgtgctagaaaacctaacttggcaagtacatgtattaagtaattggaCCCGTtatgcctttggggaactaaatCTGCAAGTACAAGTATCAAAAACGGCGTTACAGAATCGTTTAGCCCtagatatgttattgttaaaagaacaaggtgtgtgtgGTATGTTAAACTTTACTGAATCCGaatgttgtattaccattcaCGACGCCACGACCTCCACTGAAGAAGCACGAGCCAAGATGAAGGAGATTGCCGACCAAACCAGGGAGCTCTTCCATGCAGTGCAACCAGCTGACTGGTTTGATGGCTGGAGTCCAAACTCATGGCTACATTCCATTTTGGGATCCTTGGGACTGACgggatggggaaaatggcttgtaaatattggGCTTACgatattaattggatttatatgtttaatagTAGGCCTTGCCATAGTAAGATGTATGATTAGCCGCTTACTATCCTCAGCTAGCTCTCTTTCTTCTCCTACTGTCcgctatattaaaatcaccacagatGAAGATGATATGAACAAGAATCGAAGTCCAGCGACTGTTTGA